In Sedimenticola thiotaurini, the following proteins share a genomic window:
- a CDS encoding class I SAM-dependent methyltransferase — MDLTEYRKSESEQRRTEGLLKMVSDVSDRGKSVLDIGARDGHFSNLLTGYFERVTALDLVTPEIQHHNINCVQGDITNLEHADNSFDFLFCVEVLEHIPPHLLEQACAELSRVARKYLLIGVPYKQDIRFGRTTCYSCGRQNPPWGHVNSFDRQRLVGLFPGWAAESVAFVGESAGSTNALSAFLMDLAGNPYGTYEQEEGCIYCGQKLIQPPERTFIQKVFTRVATYTRDAQMIFHKNHPNWIHMLFKKAG; from the coding sequence ATGGATCTAACCGAATACAGGAAAAGCGAATCCGAACAGCGTAGAACTGAAGGTTTGCTGAAAATGGTCTCGGATGTTTCTGACCGTGGGAAAAGCGTATTGGATATAGGAGCACGGGATGGCCACTTTTCAAATTTGCTGACCGGTTATTTTGAAAGGGTAACTGCGCTTGATCTTGTTACCCCGGAGATTCAGCATCACAATATCAACTGTGTACAGGGGGATATAACCAATCTGGAGCATGCGGACAATTCATTTGATTTTCTGTTTTGCGTAGAGGTGCTTGAGCATATTCCCCCGCACCTGCTGGAACAGGCATGCGCGGAACTCAGTCGGGTTGCCAGGAAATACCTTCTTATAGGGGTTCCCTATAAGCAGGATATTCGTTTTGGACGGACTACCTGCTACTCCTGCGGCAGACAGAATCCGCCCTGGGGTCATGTGAATAGCTTTGATCGTCAGCGTCTCGTCGGTTTGTTTCCTGGGTGGGCTGCGGAATCAGTAGCATTTGTGGGAGAAAGTGCCGGCTCTACCAATGCGCTATCAGCTTTCCTCATGGATCTGGCGGGAAACCCCTACGGCACCTATGAACAGGAAGAGGGATGTATTTATTGTGGTCAGAAACTGATACAGCCGCCGGAACGTACATTTATTCAGAAAGTATTTACCAGGGTTGCTACTTATACCAGAGATGCCCAGATGATTTTCCATAAAAACCATCCAAACTGGATTCACATGCTTTTTAAAAAAGCCGGTTGA
- a CDS encoding XrtA/PEP-CTERM system amidotransferase → MCGIVGIFDTTGQREIAERLLSQMNQTQFHRGPDEGGIHIEAGLGFGHRRLSIIDLASGQQPLFNEDHSVVVTYNGEIYNFPQLSEELKSLGHQFRTHSDTEVIVHAWEQWGESCVDRFRGMFAFAVWDRNRQTLFLARDRLGIKPLFYSLLPDGQFIFGSELKSLKVHPGLSHEIDPAAVEEYFTFGYIPEPRTIFKGVHKLSPGFSLILRRGEAMPEPKQYWDVGFKLHDPMSEQQAGEELILRLQEAVKIRMIAEVPLGAFLSGGVDSSAVVGLMAGLSDDPVNTCSISFGDPKFNESQYAAMVANQFKTAHRVEQVDPDDFDLIDHLADLYDEPYADSSALPTYRVCELAKKEVTVVLSGDGGDENLAGYRRYRWHTYEERMRSMIPESIRRPLFGTLGSIYPKADWAPRIFRAKSTFESMARDTLQGYMHSVSILSNQMRSQLFSDKLKSELQGYQAIEVFRRHAANAPTDHPLSLVQYLDLKTYLVGDILTKVDRASMAHALEVRVPILDHQLVDWISGLSPDLKLKGKEGKYIFKKALEPMLPNEILYRQKMGFAVPLASWFRGPLRDKVKTNLLSSEMLESGLFNQRYLETLVDQHQSGMRDYSASIWTLLMFHSFLKKH, encoded by the coding sequence ATGTGTGGGATAGTAGGGATATTTGATACGACAGGCCAACGTGAGATTGCCGAGCGTCTGCTATCTCAGATGAATCAGACCCAGTTTCACCGCGGGCCGGATGAAGGCGGAATTCATATTGAAGCGGGTCTTGGATTTGGCCATCGTCGCCTCTCCATTATCGATCTGGCCAGTGGCCAGCAACCCCTGTTCAACGAAGATCACTCGGTTGTGGTCACCTACAACGGCGAGATATACAATTTTCCGCAACTCTCTGAAGAACTGAAATCCCTGGGGCATCAGTTCCGCACCCATTCGGATACCGAAGTTATCGTGCATGCCTGGGAGCAGTGGGGTGAATCCTGTGTCGATCGTTTCCGGGGCATGTTTGCCTTTGCCGTCTGGGACAGGAACCGGCAAACCCTGTTTCTGGCCCGGGATCGGCTCGGTATCAAACCGCTTTTCTATTCGCTTCTTCCCGACGGACAGTTCATCTTCGGATCAGAGCTGAAATCCCTCAAGGTTCACCCGGGGTTATCCCATGAGATTGACCCGGCAGCGGTTGAGGAGTATTTCACTTTTGGTTATATCCCGGAACCCAGAACCATCTTTAAAGGGGTCCATAAGCTCTCGCCCGGGTTCAGCCTTATCCTGCGTCGTGGAGAGGCCATGCCGGAACCGAAGCAGTACTGGGACGTGGGCTTCAAGCTGCACGATCCCATGAGTGAACAGCAGGCTGGTGAAGAGCTCATACTGCGCCTGCAGGAGGCGGTAAAAATCCGGATGATCGCCGAAGTGCCCCTGGGCGCATTTCTCTCCGGTGGCGTCGATTCCAGCGCGGTGGTGGGACTGATGGCAGGGCTGTCGGATGATCCGGTCAATACCTGTTCGATCTCATTTGGTGATCCCAAATTCAACGAATCCCAGTATGCCGCCATGGTGGCGAACCAGTTTAAAACAGCGCATCGAGTGGAGCAGGTTGACCCGGATGATTTTGATCTGATCGACCATCTGGCTGATCTTTATGATGAACCCTATGCCGACAGCTCTGCACTGCCTACCTATCGTGTCTGCGAGTTGGCTAAAAAAGAGGTCACAGTGGTTTTGTCCGGTGATGGCGGGGATGAGAATCTGGCCGGTTACCGGCGTTATCGTTGGCACACCTATGAAGAGCGTATGCGATCCATGATACCGGAGAGCATCCGGCGTCCACTGTTCGGTACTCTCGGCTCGATCTATCCTAAGGCCGATTGGGCCCCGCGGATATTCCGGGCTAAATCCACCTTTGAATCGATGGCCCGGGATACCCTGCAGGGCTACATGCACAGCGTATCGATTCTTTCCAACCAGATGCGCAGTCAACTATTCAGTGACAAGTTGAAAAGTGAGCTTCAGGGCTACCAGGCCATTGAGGTATTCCGGCGCCACGCCGCGAACGCGCCTACGGATCATCCCTTGTCATTGGTTCAATACCTGGATCTGAAAACCTATCTGGTTGGAGATATTCTCACCAAGGTGGATCGGGCCAGTATGGCCCATGCCCTGGAGGTGCGGGTGCCTATTCTCGATCACCAACTGGTTGACTGGATTTCCGGTCTGTCGCCCGACTTGAAACTGAAAGGCAAGGAGGGGAAATATATTTTCAAAAAGGCACTGGAGCCCATGCTGCCTAACGAAATACTGTATCGCCAAAAGATGGGATTTGCGGTCCCGCTGGCCAGTTGGTTCAGGGGGCCATTGCGGGACAAAGTAAAAACGAACCTGCTGAGTAGCGAGATGTTGGAGTCCGGTTTGTTCAATCAACGCTATCTGGAAACATTGGTGGATCAACATCAGTCAGGTATGCGTGATTACAGTGCGAGTATCTGGACACTGCTCATGTTCCACTCTTTCCTGAAAAAGCACTGA
- a CDS encoding FemAB family XrtA/PEP-CTERM system-associated protein, which yields MQSTVTESDVVTVQHLDQSNYARWDQYVKESTDGTFFHLSGWKEVIERAFGYPVYFLYSERAGKITGVLPLGQLKSLLFGNTLSSVPFCVYGGVVADDEASATSLRQAACDLADKLGVDALELKNRTPSDAGWPVKDLYVTFRKEISADPDENLKAIPRKQRAMVRKGIKAGLSAETVSGCDRFFRIYSESVRNLGTPVMPLKYFRVLREVFCEDCDVLVVTHEGQDIAAVMSFYFRDEVLPYYGGSIPLARNLKGNDFMYWELMRRCGERGIRIFDYGRSKVGAGSYSFKKNWGFTPEPLHYEYYLVKASEVPEVNPNNPKYQMLIKAWQRLPLPIANAIGPLLARKLG from the coding sequence ATGCAATCGACAGTAACAGAGAGTGACGTAGTCACGGTTCAGCATCTCGACCAATCCAACTACGCACGTTGGGATCAGTATGTTAAGGAATCGACAGATGGTACTTTTTTTCATCTGTCCGGTTGGAAAGAGGTAATTGAGCGGGCATTCGGGTATCCGGTCTATTTTCTCTACAGTGAGCGGGCCGGAAAAATCACCGGGGTTTTACCCCTGGGACAGCTGAAGAGCCTGTTGTTTGGCAACACACTCAGTTCAGTGCCTTTCTGTGTTTATGGTGGGGTAGTTGCGGACGATGAAGCATCGGCAACCAGCCTGAGACAGGCTGCCTGTGATCTGGCTGATAAACTGGGCGTGGATGCGTTGGAATTGAAGAACCGAACGCCTTCCGACGCAGGATGGCCGGTGAAAGATTTATATGTCACTTTCAGAAAAGAGATATCCGCCGATCCGGATGAGAATCTGAAGGCGATTCCGAGGAAGCAGCGTGCCATGGTCCGGAAAGGGATCAAGGCAGGTTTGAGCGCTGAAACCGTATCAGGGTGCGACAGGTTTTTCCGTATCTATTCCGAGAGTGTTCGCAATCTGGGTACGCCAGTCATGCCATTGAAATACTTCCGTGTACTGCGGGAAGTATTTTGTGAGGATTGCGACGTGTTGGTCGTCACCCATGAAGGCCAGGATATCGCTGCCGTCATGAGTTTCTATTTCCGGGATGAGGTCCTGCCCTACTATGGAGGCAGTATCCCGCTGGCAAGAAATCTGAAGGGTAACGATTTCATGTACTGGGAGCTGATGCGACGCTGTGGCGAGCGAGGTATCCGGATTTTTGACTATGGTCGTAGCAAAGTGGGGGCCGGATCCTACAGCTTCAAAAAGAACTGGGGATTTACGCCGGAACCGCTGCATTATGAATACTATCTGGTTAAGGCATCCGAGGTTCCGGAAGTCAATCCAAACAATCCCAAGTACCAGATGCTCATCAAGGCCTGGCAGAGACTGCCCTTGCCGATAGCCAATGCTATCGGTCCACTGTTAGCCAGAAAACTGGGCTGA
- a CDS encoding glycosyltransferase family 4 protein, giving the protein MDASVQHIALVGPLAPPFGGMANQTLQLSRLLESEQVRVTLVRTNSPYKPTWIGRIKGVRALFRLIPYLIHTWKTVRKVQLVHLMANSGWSWHLFSAPVIWIAHWQKVPVVVNYRGGEAKDFFTKAIGWVKPSLQRVGKIAVPSGFLQQVFAEFDLPATVVPNIIDLERFAVSGQRRLNRSSPHFIVCRNLEPIYDVATAIEAFSLIAAQHDQARLTIAGEGPERSRLEQQARSLNIAEKVTFTGRLKPAQMAELYQSADVMLNTSRVDNMPNALLEAMSSGVPIISTDAGGIPYMVEDGVTALLSPIGDTRALAESALRLLEQEDLYQQLSEQGVKEVSRYRWESVKPLWMGIYTELLHNRSAKVK; this is encoded by the coding sequence ATGGATGCATCCGTACAGCACATCGCCCTGGTCGGACCACTAGCACCGCCGTTTGGTGGTATGGCTAATCAGACGTTACAGCTCTCCAGGCTACTGGAGTCAGAGCAGGTGAGGGTGACGCTGGTACGTACCAATTCGCCATACAAGCCCACCTGGATTGGGCGCATCAAGGGGGTCCGGGCGCTGTTTCGGCTCATCCCCTATCTGATCCATACCTGGAAAACTGTCCGTAAAGTGCAACTGGTGCATCTGATGGCGAACTCCGGCTGGTCCTGGCATCTTTTTTCCGCGCCGGTTATCTGGATCGCCCACTGGCAGAAGGTTCCGGTAGTAGTCAATTACCGGGGAGGGGAGGCAAAGGATTTTTTCACTAAGGCCATAGGCTGGGTAAAACCGAGCTTACAACGGGTAGGCAAGATCGCCGTTCCATCCGGCTTTCTTCAACAGGTGTTTGCGGAGTTCGATCTTCCGGCCACTGTTGTGCCCAACATAATAGACCTGGAGCGTTTCGCTGTGTCCGGCCAGCGCCGGTTGAACAGGTCGTCGCCGCACTTCATTGTTTGTCGCAATCTCGAACCTATCTATGATGTTGCCACTGCGATTGAAGCTTTTTCACTGATTGCGGCTCAACATGACCAAGCCCGTCTGACTATCGCGGGTGAGGGGCCGGAAAGATCCCGGCTTGAACAGCAAGCCAGATCGTTGAATATTGCGGAGAAGGTTACTTTTACCGGGCGACTCAAGCCGGCACAGATGGCTGAACTCTACCAGTCTGCCGATGTTATGCTGAATACCAGTCGAGTGGACAATATGCCCAATGCCCTGTTGGAAGCTATGTCATCCGGCGTACCTATCATCTCCACCGATGCGGGTGGAATACCCTATATGGTAGAAGATGGCGTCACCGCACTGCTCAGTCCGATTGGTGACACGCGGGCCCTTGCAGAGTCAGCCCTCCGTTTGCTGGAACAGGAGGACCTGTATCAGCAACTGTCTGAACAGGGTGTCAAAGAGGTGTCACGGTATCGTTGGGAATCAGTGAAGCCACTGTGGATGGGGATTTATACCGAGTTATTGCACAATCGTAGTGCGAAGGTTAAATAG
- the xrtA gene encoding exosortase A — protein sequence MTVLLIVAILGLFYETAWSMVSIWYRSETFAHGFIIVPITLWLIWEKRSSLQRLVPQPEYRVLVLLLGGGFLWLAGYLADALVVQQLALVAILIFAIWTLLGNRVTWALAFPLAFLFFAVPMGEDLVAPLMEVTATATVYLIKLTGIPVYREGLFFSLPSGNWSVVEACSGVRYLIASVTLGALYAYLTYSRLTKRILFIIAATIVPIIANSLRAYIIVMLGHMSDMKIATGVDHLIYGWLFFGLVMLILFSIGAFWRDPHEQPAKADNQPAHSLHNSSRPRSALIMILLAASVWPVLAYTMDNRQALVVEQQLELPDGFAGWVGEPVSDSAWLPHFLGASEIVHRQYQHGSERVEVSVGYYAQRKKGVELINSQNLLLAMDEKKWRITQKSKVTIQVNGEPLPIDQFTIKGGDHAYQVLSWYRIGDKYTASRYRGKLLEAFYRLTFGRQDSARIVIAIPRDEVPNQIGQAEQAFLDHLIPALETSLDLLVSN from the coding sequence ATGACCGTCTTGTTGATTGTCGCCATCCTGGGTCTGTTTTACGAGACGGCCTGGTCAATGGTCTCTATCTGGTACCGTTCAGAAACCTTTGCGCACGGTTTTATCATTGTACCGATTACTCTCTGGCTGATCTGGGAAAAGCGCTCAAGCCTGCAGCGACTGGTTCCACAGCCAGAATACCGGGTATTGGTGCTGCTGCTGGGTGGAGGTTTTCTGTGGCTGGCGGGTTATCTTGCCGATGCTCTGGTGGTTCAGCAACTGGCGCTGGTTGCCATTCTCATATTTGCCATATGGACCCTGCTGGGAAACAGGGTTACCTGGGCGCTGGCATTCCCCCTGGCATTTCTCTTTTTCGCGGTGCCGATGGGAGAGGATCTGGTGGCGCCGTTGATGGAGGTCACCGCAACGGCAACCGTGTACCTGATCAAGTTGACCGGTATTCCCGTTTATCGGGAAGGGCTGTTTTTTTCACTTCCTTCCGGTAATTGGTCTGTAGTTGAGGCGTGCAGTGGTGTGCGTTACCTGATCGCCTCGGTGACACTGGGCGCTTTGTATGCCTATTTAACTTACAGCCGTTTAACCAAGCGGATCCTGTTTATCATCGCAGCCACCATTGTCCCGATAATCGCCAACAGCTTGCGGGCGTACATCATCGTCATGCTGGGTCATATGAGCGATATGAAAATTGCCACTGGGGTGGATCATCTGATCTACGGCTGGTTGTTTTTTGGCCTGGTTATGCTGATTCTTTTCTCCATTGGCGCGTTCTGGCGGGATCCCCACGAGCAGCCGGCAAAGGCGGATAATCAACCTGCCCATTCACTGCACAACAGCAGCAGACCGCGCTCCGCTTTGATTATGATTCTGTTGGCTGCGTCGGTCTGGCCCGTACTGGCTTACACCATGGATAATCGACAGGCTCTGGTTGTGGAGCAACAACTGGAGTTACCGGACGGATTTGCCGGCTGGGTTGGTGAGCCGGTATCTGATTCGGCCTGGCTACCCCATTTTCTGGGTGCCAGTGAGATTGTTCATCGGCAGTATCAGCATGGATCGGAACGGGTTGAGGTCTCTGTGGGATACTACGCCCAACGAAAGAAGGGTGTGGAACTGATCAATAGTCAAAATCTATTGCTCGCCATGGATGAGAAGAAGTGGCGCATTACCCAAAAGAGTAAAGTGACGATACAGGTCAATGGGGAGCCGTTGCCCATTGACCAGTTTACGATAAAGGGTGGAGATCACGCCTACCAGGTGTTGTCCTGGTATCGTATTGGCGATAAATATACTGCCAGTCGCTATCGGGGAAAACTGCTGGAAGCGTTCTACCGCCTGACCTTCGGCAGGCAGGATAGTGCCCGCATTGTTATTGCCATTCCGCGGGACGAAGTACCCAACCAGATTGGGCAAGCTGAACAGGCATTTCTCGACCACCTGATTCCTGCGTTGGAAACCTCTCTGGATCTGCTGGTCAGTAACTAG
- a CDS encoding phenylacetate--CoA ligase family protein — protein MSLYTKLVSNVLFPLHEQLKGHNSVAIRKALEQSQWWSREQINAFQSDRLKQLIADVYQHVPYYRELMDQHQIKPAEITSVQDLRRFPFLTKQLIKKHTDALKADTDPQLQRFNTGGSTGEPLIFYIGKERVSHDVAAKWRATRWWGVDIGDPEIVVWGSPVELGAQDRIREIRDKLLRTELMPAFEMSDENLDRFVEKIRQSRPTMLFGYPSALSLIARHAKKHGVAMDNLGIKVAFVTSERLYEEQKKEIESIFGCPTANGYGGRDGGFIAHQCPAGNMHITAEDIIVEIVDSSGEPVPAGEAGEVVVTHLATREFPFIRYRTGDVAVMDDSTCPCGRGLPVLKEIQGRTTDFIVTKSGVRMHGLALIYILRDIPSVKEFQIIQESVDSIRVKLVVLGSYGEQDKQSIVDGFKLRLGDDVEVILEQVDKIEAEKSGKFRYVKSQVVM, from the coding sequence ATGTCGCTATATACGAAGCTGGTTAGCAATGTTCTGTTTCCGTTGCATGAACAATTGAAAGGGCACAACTCGGTCGCTATAAGAAAAGCACTGGAGCAGAGCCAGTGGTGGAGCAGGGAACAGATCAACGCTTTTCAGTCCGATCGACTGAAACAGCTGATCGCCGATGTTTATCAGCACGTACCCTATTACCGGGAGTTGATGGACCAGCACCAGATTAAACCGGCAGAGATCACCTCTGTGCAGGATCTGCGGCGTTTCCCATTTCTGACCAAGCAGTTGATCAAAAAACATACGGATGCACTGAAAGCGGATACCGATCCACAACTGCAGCGTTTCAATACGGGTGGTTCGACTGGTGAGCCCCTGATTTTCTATATAGGAAAGGAGCGTGTCAGTCATGATGTGGCTGCGAAGTGGCGAGCAACCCGCTGGTGGGGTGTCGATATTGGTGATCCGGAGATTGTAGTGTGGGGATCTCCCGTTGAACTGGGTGCCCAGGATCGGATACGGGAGATTCGTGACAAACTGTTACGGACAGAATTGATGCCGGCCTTCGAGATGTCGGATGAGAATCTTGACCGGTTTGTGGAAAAGATTCGTCAATCCAGACCAACGATGCTATTCGGTTATCCATCCGCGCTGTCACTGATCGCCCGCCATGCAAAAAAACATGGGGTGGCAATGGATAACCTGGGTATCAAGGTCGCTTTCGTTACATCCGAACGACTCTACGAGGAACAGAAAAAAGAGATCGAGTCCATATTCGGTTGTCCAACCGCCAATGGCTACGGTGGCCGGGATGGCGGCTTTATTGCCCATCAGTGTCCTGCCGGCAATATGCATATCACTGCAGAAGATATTATTGTCGAAATCGTTGATAGCAGTGGTGAACCCGTACCCGCAGGAGAGGCAGGAGAGGTGGTGGTAACCCACCTGGCAACCCGGGAGTTCCCCTTTATTCGTTATCGGACTGGTGATGTGGCGGTGATGGATGACTCCACATGTCCGTGTGGTAGAGGCTTGCCGGTGTTAAAGGAGATTCAGGGAAGGACTACCGACTTTATCGTTACCAAAAGCGGTGTCAGAATGCATGGTTTGGCACTGATCTATATTCTCAGGGATATTCCATCGGTAAAGGAGTTCCAGATAATTCAGGAATCTGTCGATTCCATCCGGGTAAAACTGGTGGTACTGGGTAGTTATGGCGAACAGGATAAACAATCGATCGTGGACGGATTCAAATTGCGCCTTGGTGACGATGTAGAAGTGATCCTGGAACAGGTAGACAAAATCGAGGCAGAAAAATCCGGAAAGTTCAGGTATGTGAAAAGCCAGGTGGTGATGTAG
- a CDS encoding TIGR03087 family PEP-CTERM/XrtA system glycosyltransferase translates to MQPALLYLVHRIPYPPNKGDKIRSYHLLRYLSQHYRVFLGAFIDDPHDWTYVSRLETECDGCCFVPLNPRKARVKSIKGLLQGEPLTVPYYADRKMGQWVEEVVAEQQITRVIVYSSAMAQYVTPHLASLERRVIDFVDIDSDKWRQYAMKKQWPMSWVYRREADKLFAYERSLAGVFDASLFVSSAEAALFRDLISSEQENIDYYNNGVDTEYFAPSKEFVNPYQEGDEVLVFTGAMDYWPNIDAVAWFAKEVFPEISRLVPQARFYIVGSNPSESVKQLARLDRVEVTGRVEDIRPYLQFARAAVAPMRIARGIQNKVLEAMAMEKPVIVSDQGYEGIHAEPGKELLLANSAKEILSYIPRLVSGAYDGLGRDARARVKKDFSWEANLPIVCQWLEAKKGSTV, encoded by the coding sequence ATGCAACCCGCACTGCTCTACCTGGTTCACCGGATTCCCTATCCCCCCAACAAGGGGGATAAGATCCGTTCTTACCATCTGTTGCGCTATCTTAGCCAACACTACCGGGTGTTCCTGGGCGCATTTATAGATGACCCTCACGATTGGACCTATGTGTCGCGGTTGGAAACAGAGTGTGATGGGTGCTGTTTTGTTCCATTGAATCCCCGCAAGGCTCGCGTCAAAAGCATAAAAGGCTTGTTGCAGGGCGAGCCCTTGACTGTTCCCTATTACGCCGACCGGAAAATGGGTCAGTGGGTTGAAGAGGTAGTGGCTGAGCAGCAGATAACACGGGTCATAGTCTATTCGTCCGCCATGGCGCAGTATGTCACGCCTCACCTTGCCAGCCTGGAGCGCCGGGTGATCGATTTTGTCGATATCGATTCAGATAAGTGGCGCCAGTATGCCATGAAGAAGCAGTGGCCCATGAGTTGGGTATATCGCCGGGAGGCGGATAAACTGTTCGCCTATGAACGATCTCTCGCCGGCGTATTTGACGCCAGCCTGTTTGTCTCGTCCGCAGAGGCTGCCCTGTTTCGGGATCTCATCTCCTCTGAACAGGAAAATATCGACTATTACAATAATGGTGTGGATACGGAATACTTTGCCCCTTCAAAGGAGTTTGTGAATCCCTATCAGGAAGGTGATGAAGTGCTGGTATTTACCGGCGCCATGGATTACTGGCCGAATATTGATGCGGTAGCCTGGTTCGCCAAAGAGGTTTTTCCAGAAATATCCCGACTGGTACCCCAGGCACGCTTTTATATTGTCGGTAGCAATCCCAGTGAGTCGGTTAAGCAACTGGCCCGGCTGGATCGGGTCGAAGTGACCGGCCGGGTGGAAGATATCCGGCCCTATCTCCAATTCGCCAGGGCCGCTGTGGCGCCCATGCGAATTGCCCGGGGTATTCAGAACAAGGTTCTTGAGGCGATGGCGATGGAGAAACCGGTGATCGTCAGTGACCAGGGATATGAAGGCATCCATGCGGAGCCGGGCAAGGAGCTATTGCTGGCTAACAGTGCAAAAGAAATTCTCTCCTATATCCCAAGACTGGTCTCCGGCGCTTATGATGGTCTGGGCAGGGATGCCCGCGCCCGTGTGAAAAAAGATTTCAGTTGGGAGGCTAATCTGCCGATTGTATGTCAATGGCTGGAGGCTAAAAAAGGGAGTACTGTTTGA
- a CDS encoding TIGR04063 family PEP-CTERM/XrtA system glycosyltransferase: MKILHILDHSIPLHSGYTFRTRAILEQQRKLGWETAHVTSTKHVAESPDREMVDGLLFYRTKPSTSPLSGLPLLNQLDVINTLARRLDQVIEIENPDILHAHSPSLNGIAAIRAGKKHNLPVVYECRAFWEDAAVDHGTSKEWGLRYRITRALETYTFKNADAVTTICNGLKGDIEKRGVDPKKITVIPNAVDLGQFSHTAPDSGDTLAEQLALTGKAVLGFIGSFYAYEGLLLLVKSLPAILEAIPDTRLLLVGGGPDDDKLKQLSAQLGLQDKIIFTGRVPHDEVTRYYNLVDIFVYPRLHMRLTDLVTPLKPLEAMAQEKLVLASDVGGHKELIRDGENGRLFRAGDQHALAQAAIQMIRQVGESDQLRKKGLEYVENERNWAVSVANYNQVYNPLLANG, from the coding sequence ATGAAAATCCTTCATATTCTCGATCACTCCATACCGCTGCACAGTGGCTATACCTTTAGGACCCGGGCTATTCTGGAGCAACAGCGTAAGCTGGGTTGGGAGACCGCCCATGTCACCAGTACCAAGCATGTTGCCGAATCACCGGACAGGGAAATGGTGGATGGGTTGCTGTTTTATCGGACCAAACCCTCCACGTCACCACTGAGCGGATTGCCGCTGCTAAACCAGCTGGATGTTATTAATACCCTGGCCAGGCGACTGGACCAGGTTATAGAGATTGAAAACCCCGATATTCTGCATGCTCACTCGCCAAGCCTGAATGGTATCGCGGCGATTCGGGCGGGCAAGAAGCATAACCTGCCCGTGGTCTATGAGTGCCGCGCTTTCTGGGAAGATGCTGCCGTGGATCACGGTACCAGCAAAGAGTGGGGATTGCGCTATCGCATTACCCGGGCATTGGAAACTTACACCTTCAAAAATGCCGATGCGGTAACAACTATCTGCAATGGCCTGAAAGGAGATATCGAGAAACGGGGTGTGGATCCGAAAAAAATTACCGTGATTCCAAATGCGGTGGACCTGGGGCAGTTTTCACACACAGCACCGGACAGTGGCGATACGCTGGCTGAGCAACTTGCGCTTACGGGCAAAGCAGTGCTCGGATTTATCGGTTCCTTCTATGCCTACGAAGGGTTGCTGCTGCTGGTAAAGTCATTGCCGGCCATTCTGGAGGCGATACCGGATACCCGCCTGTTGCTTGTTGGCGGTGGTCCGGATGATGACAAATTAAAGCAACTCAGCGCTCAACTGGGCCTGCAGGACAAGATCATATTCACCGGCCGAGTGCCCCATGACGAAGTCACCCGTTACTATAATCTGGTGGATATTTTTGTTTATCCCCGTTTGCACATGCGTCTGACCGATCTGGTGACGCCGCTCAAACCGTTGGAAGCAATGGCGCAGGAAAAACTGGTACTGGCCTCCGATGTCGGTGGGCATAAGGAGCTGATCAGGGATGGGGAGAACGGTCGTCTGTTCAGGGCAGGGGATCAGCACGCCCTGGCCCAGGCAGCCATTCAGATGATTCGTCAGGTGGGGGAATCGGACCAACTGAGAAAAAAAGGGCTTGAATACGTGGAGAATGAGCGAAACTGGGCAGTCAGTGTCGCCAACTACAATCAAGTCTACAATCCATTATTGGCGAACGGCTGA